The DNA sequence tctaacaacaattgaatacaaagaattaacaacaacaatcaaggaaatcacaattatcatgaattacttcaaattgcattattggaagaaaacaaaagaacaagagtatctcaattacaaaacctagaaacaaaataagagaaattacaacaagaggatagggatagaaagaagaaccaaagtgtagcaatcaccacttgaaggtagaagtagaaggagacttgaattaaacctagaactatgagatcctaatctaaccctaattcctaatcctagagagaagtgagagcttctctctctaaaactaactctaactcctaaaactaagctaatgatcaaaagtatctaaagtatgaaaaattatgttgatttcccttcaatacttgacttaaatagcatcagaaatgagttggattgggcccacaaggctcctaAAACTGCTGGGGACGTtttcattaaagtgggccacggacagaatcggcgcgcgcgcgcaaagagcgcgtgcgcgcccctgaacgcgaagcaacatatggcaaaatttatatcatttcgaagccccggatgttagctttccaacccaactggaactgcatcatttgaacctctgtagctcaagttatggtcaattaagtgtgaagaggtcaggcttgacagctttttggttccatcatttcttcatgagttctccaactttacatgctttttcttcattcccttgattcAATCTTTGCCTcttaaatctgaaatcacttaacaaacatatcaaggcatctaatagaatcaaggtgaattaaattttgctattttgagtcctaaaaagcatgttttcactcttaagcacaattaaaggagaatatacaaaaccatgctatttcattgaataaatgtgggtaaaaggtgataaaatcccctaaattcaatacaagataaaccgtcaaattggggtttgtcaagcATTACTTGAAAAAATTTAGTAAATGAATCAACTAATCTTATCATCTATTAGAACTATTTCTATGTAAACCGTCTTGCTCTTGTCAAACTTGAATAGGACTTTCTATAtctttataattcttgtctttatttttcatactttcTCTTTGTATAATCTACTATAGATGATACTATTGATAGGATCGTAGTCAATAGTCATTAGGtatcgaaaaaaaatagaataaagactatgtgaaaattataaattttttaaatgataaacATGAAAAGAATTTACTATTACttattatatatactaataatatgtcaataattttaaaaatttactaataaTACTAATAGTTTAAAGATAATTTGACTAtagttataataaatttaattattactctaaataaataaaataaataatgtatttaaaaactaaaaaaaattagtggtAATTATATTTGGAATGTTCccatgtttttttttcttgtcaTTCTTTCATTACAGTGTTAGATCAAAGAAACtctaaatttaatatatatatatatatatattactatatAAAGAGTCAATACACAAAGATATATTATCGTAATAAAATATCACActatgaataattatatttgtcaagtaaatttatttatactctatatctattatattattttatgtaaaattaaaatctattcttctaatttaatattatatatatttgctTCTGATATTGtccaaaattaaattgaaattatATCTAAAGTCTTAacacaataaataaaatataattaatatgtaatattttaataattaaatacctaaaataagttaataaataataattaatacctaaaatatcatatatatatatatatatatatatatatatatatatatatatatattgtccaaaattaaattgaaattatGTTTAAAGTCTTAATATCGTAATTGAGGTATAATTAAtacctaaaattttaataagtaaatacctaaaataagttaattaaataacaacaattaatacctaaaatattgaaaagaaatttttaataaatgtgagaaataaaaaaattaataaacagTATTAGTCTTTAAATGAAAGAATCGATAAAGAATAATAATTACAagtaaaaatagtatttttattttggaaaaaaatacACGAGAAATTCTTTAATAATCCGTGTCATGTACATAATAATAAATTGTTTAATAATTCATACTATGCACGTGATAAGATtacaattataattttaaattattttattgaaattaatttgaattagtaatttgattaataaaaaagtaacatgttatgcgtttattttttcttaatctaGTGTTATATATGTTAACTCTAATATAGTTATTAATCATTTTTGTTAATCTactttttttctaaatttataatttaaaataacaattataaatattaataattaaacaaattattatattataattatttacgttttatttccaaaattgaaaacatactatttcttttttatttaataattttttatttatactatcAGTATATATTAATCAATTagttaatgatttttttatttgtaggacatatttatttattttttttaaataattttaaatcttttcttatttaagtatacatatatattaaatcacatatattaattattttttattataaatatttttattataataatatttagttaataatttttttatttttgaatatatttattgtatgtaaatatatttaaatcgcatatattaattattttttatcataattaatttttttgagcctACAAtcattcaataatttttttattctttattattaatgTCATCGTATGTGTAATTTtcataaattataataatttctttatctatctatatatatatatatatatatatatatatatatatatatatatatgaactgtacatataaaaatttaattatatatattaattatttttttatatattaattattttttttgttatgattatttatatatatatatatatatatatatatatatatatatatatatatgattattttttattctacaatcgaataataattttttattttttatatccatgcatattctttaatattttttcgtATGCAtgattaacaatttttttaaatggtgatattttaatttttttcatatatttttatatattagcAAGAAAATAAAACCATGTACTGTGACTCTTTTTTTTTACGCTTTAATCTTAATCAATCAATCTTGTATTCATACAATATAGTTAAACTTTGAATCATTCtaatttattgataaattacatttcttttaataattgtattactaatttaaaataaaaaaggtgaTACATATatctaaaaaagaaaataaatttttaaaaaaattcatattaaaaagtttaaaaataacatatccAAAAAGAATAGTCATAATATATAGATTgagacaaaaatttaaatttctctaaaactaatttaattaattaccaatattagaactaaattatttaaataatatttaatctattcTAATCCTTAGATACGTATAGATTAGAGTCATTCTCATAACAACCAACTGAAATAACATCATAAGATCGAACACTTAGAATTCGTACAAATTCATACTATCTTCTTGTTAAAATTGTCAAATTAAATTGACTTTTATTCTCCTCAATGAGATTACATTAATGCACCAGAAGGCCGGTAGTTTCtgaaaaaaaatcacaatatgttataaaattatttttaatacaaaaagcttaagagaagaaaatttaaatatagtaCCAATCTTTGAATTGCATCTTCAAGATTGGCACGAATTTTTCAAAACTAAACctaaattgaggaaattcaATCTCATTATATGCTTCACTTCGAATATTTTCGGACAAATGTAGAAAACGTGGAGGGGATGTGACTTGAACTTGACCTACAAAGTTTCTTAGAAACAATTGCCCAATCAAAGAAGAATAACAAATTAGAAAAAAAGAATGCTTTGATTCTTAGATTTAGACTCACTAACCACAAAGAAACACTATATATAGCCTTTAGCAGtacaaaaattattataaaaattaattattgcaaTATCAATTTACCACTATGAACGTTAGTATTTATAGCAATtagaattataaatttatgtttaatttttttatataattataattaagatattttttaaattagtataattatgcattatttattaaatgctaattgtaatataattttaataaagatatttttaaaataaatttagaagagagaatagtacttttattttgaaaagaaaataaattcatGAGAATTTGACATCTTACTTTCATTAGTTgggaaaaaaatttaattttagtatattaagtagattattttatataattataataaagatatttttctaaattagtataattatgcattattcattaaatgctaattgtaatataattataatgaagatatttttctaaaaataattttagaagagagaatagtgcTTTCATTAGATGAGAATagtactttttaaaaataaagatatttttctaaattagtataattatgcattattacttaaattctaattatagtataattataatacagatatttttataaaataaacttaaaagaaaaaataatgcatTCATTTTGAcgaaaaaataaattcataaaaaattgaCATCTGATTTTAATTAGTTGGAAGAAAAtccaattttagtatattaagtagatagcATCCTACGAATCCAAAAAGGCTGGACAAGATTGAAATGTTACTAAAAGTAATGTTCATTGAATCAAAGCTATCAAACTTGGAAAGTTATCAAATTGTAGGATTTGTCTATGGTGGAGAAAATATAAAGTGGTTTTTTAAGGTCTAAAGAGAATATGCTATTTTTATGGCTGTGATGATTTCtttcactatttttttatattgcaTAGACGACCTCTAAGTTAGTAAAATTAtagtaaataaattaaaaaatggcCCAATTATACTAATAATTTTAAGATCTAAATTTAGTGAAAGAAATATGTGGGCTTTTTGAGATAAACATGTATTtagtaaaattaatttattaaataagtTATCTATATATtgatcaaaatttaattttagtacttccaaaaataataaaaaaatatattaaccaAACATGCACTCTTAATATAAAACTAGTTTATTTTCCGTGGTTTgcacaagaaattaaattataatcgtaaataaatattatttagtatgaatataaattaattattttaaaatgattgataatatatatatagtatgtaaataataatatttgatgTGTAATTTACTAAAagtttgtttattattatttttttaaattgtagcataaaaaaatagtaactttattttttattagttaaaaaattctccatatttttttattatgcaaTTAACTtggttaataatttttattattgttttcctACCAAAAAAATATCATCttatattattcatatatatatttttaaaactaataagTAAAAAGATATTGgtattattatgtttattattctAGATAATTGGGTTAATTGGGGTTGAAAACACAAATGTTATAAACCAATTTTGGTTACACGTCCTGTCCTAAATAGTTTTATGTATTTGATTCGATTTatgttatttaaatataaatcgAATCAAATGAATTTGATTTAGCATGCTCAGTATTAAATTGACATAGCTTGtattgttttgatttattgttGAGAAGTGTGTAACACACTAAATCGAATTAGTTTAATTAGATTTAATACTGATTCAGTATATACACAGTAAATCGAATTAGTCTGATTTAATTTACTACTTATACAAATTATTGATATTTCTtacttttaagttttattatttaGACAAATTGttgacattttttatttttaagttgaTCTTCATtaactttaaaacataaatgtcaataacaaaaatactccatttagattcaaataaaatatagaatACCTCCATTTTGATTTACAAACTTATGAATTTAAAATAGAACAATAAacgattttataaaattattaaaaaaaatcattcttTGACTCATTAgtatctaaaaaattattaccgagactttttatgttaatttttttttataaaaatatagccCTCCAATATGGCATAAGagttaaaacttaaattttttcaaaattagaaGTAACATATAATTATACAATATATAATGACCAactatatttatacaatatgtaatttaaaaaataattaaaatattaattatatcaattatattatCATGTAATTATTGAATTAAGTGTAGAACTTATGCTTTTGATGatattatcaattatatttgaacttttgaagcaactaaaatatccttaattaattttttaaataacaaaataacattttaaaattaattttaaaataactaaaatactaTTATAGAATTATTCATATTGTTTGATTGTATTAAAAATGAGAAATTCGATTTTGATTTTTACAAGACTAAAACactttttagtttaatttaaatGACTAAGGTATCATCTTTAAAActcaaacaaaaataattttttagtattaattttgaaaaatactaaccCTTCAGGTCTAAGGATGTTTAATTGTATTTGAAAATTAGTATTTGAATTTcattataaaaacaaaaattttcgtagaatttatatattttaagagACTAAAAActttttaacattaattttaaaaagactaaattaacgaagttattaatttatattgtaTGATTGTATTAGagattataaattttatatataaaaaagactCAAATAATCTTATACTAAActtttaaaagattaaattaacCTTGTTAGGATTAATCTCAAATGACTAATTAAAATACGCTTTTATCATTAAACGTACCTTGTTAGAGAACCCCAACATTATCTTCAATTCTATTATTTATCTTGGTCCTTTAAGCACTCAAATATACTTTCACCATCTTAGAAAGCTATCAAAACGTACAATCAAAAGGCATAAATGCATAATGGATACCTTAAGAAGGTATAAGACAAGAGAAAGGAAAATCAAGAGATCAGGTACATTTTTCTTATTACAGCTATTCTAAGAGTACTACTAATTTTAGTATCGAAGTGCTCTATAGGTCACTCCTAACTTGGTGTTGATATGTCCAACTTTAGAACCTTTAAATCTCATATAGTATGAATAGACAGAAtaatagaaaattttattttaagataatttaataattttagagtgcaaataatttaaataaataaattttttgtattttttttaacaatagtTACAAGACAACATAATATAATTAGCAAGAAAATATATGATATATTCACATCACAATGTCATTATTAAGTCATTAAGtctctaaaaataatttttatataatataatatgattctttattttaaatatCTCATGTATggatatttttttcttttttcttgtagtgtctATTCTAGAGAAAAGTTAGTGTAACTCAATTGTAAATGCCCAATCTCtatctatattttatttaactacTGAGCGATGAAAAATCTAGAACGCTCTCCTAGGGTTCCTCCACAAGTGGAGGACCTCATACAAAGAAGCACTAAAAAAGTCAAAACCCATAGTGAAGTTAATCTAAATCAACCCATAAAAAGCATGGATATGAGGGTTGAAAATACTTCTGAGATCTCACCTAATCTTAAGGCATCTTACAAGGACTCCTTATTGACCCCAATTGGTCCCATGGTGGAAGACATGGATGAGGCTCTTGATGATGTTGATGAAGATGCATCGAACCCGGAAGACCGGTGGTACAAGTATGAAGAGGAGGTGCCGAAAGGAGATAAGCCCTATGATCCATGTCCGGTGATCCATGTTTCTAAAGAAGAATTTGACGAATGGTGTAAACCTTGGCACGCGACGCTGATCGTTAAAGTCATGGAAAAGAGAGTCCATCTTGGATTTTTAGAACAATGTCTCAATAGAGATTGGGTCAGAAAAGGTAAGATCAATGTTCTTGATATGGATCGTGattattttcttgttcatttttcAGAAGAGGAAGACTATTCACATGCACTTACTGGAGGACCATGGATGATCGCGGGCCACTACCTTATTGTCCAAAGATGGAGATCTTTCTTCCTTTCAACCGAAAACGTAGTCAAAAAAATCGCAGCATGGATCCGTATTCCTAACCTACCTATTGAATTATATAATCATCGTTTTCTATCAAGAGTTGGTTCTGCCATAGGCACCATGTTAAAGATTGATCGTACAACGTCTATTCACTCTCGCGGAAAATTTGCTAGAATATGCGTGGAAATCGATCTATCAAAAAAGCTGGTACCTAGAATCTCTGTCCTGGAAACTACTCTCAACATTGAGTATGAAGGTTTACACCTCATCTGTTTCTCTTGTGGAAGATATGGTCATAGGGCAGAACATTGCCTTGAATCCCCTGTTAGCAATGACAACAATCACCATGAAAGTAACACCGCGGAAGAGATGGGAGGAATATGAGTTAACACCGTCGCTGAGATGAAAGATACTGAAACAACTCAGGTTTTCGGTGCCGATCATGAACCAAGCAACAATCAAGGAGTAGTTTCAGAATCAAATctttccaaaaaaaataatcaagACCCGTCAGAATTTGGGCCATGGATGTTGGTAAGAAggcaagtgatgagcggataatttatacgctttttggcattgtttttaggtagtttttagtaagttcaagctacttttagggatgttttcattagtttttatgttaaattcatatttctggactttactatgagtttgtgtgtttttctgtgatttcaggtaatttctggctgaaattgagggacttgagcaaaactctgaaaaaggctgacaaaaggactgctgatgctgttggaatctgacctccctgcactcgaaatggattttctagagctacagaactccaaatggcgtgttctcaacggcgttggaaagtagacatccaaagcttttcagcaatatataatagtccatattgtattcggaaattgacgacgtaacttggcgttgaacgccaagtacatgctgctgtctggagttaaacgccagaaaaacgtcatgatccggagttgaacgcccaaaacacgtcataacttggagttcaactccaagaaaagcctcagctcgtggatagattaagctcagcccaaacatacaccaagtgggccccggaagtggatttatgcatcaattacttactcatgtaaaccctaggagctagtttattataaatagaactttttactagtgtattagacatctgagggacgattagttctcagatcatgggggctggccattcggccatgcctgaacctttcacttatgtattttcaacggtggagtttctgcacaccatagattaagggtgtggagctctgctgtacctcaagtttcaatacaattactattactttctattcaattctcttttattcttattccaagatatacgttgcacttcaacttgaagaatgtgatgatccgtgacactcgtcatcattctcacctatgaacgcacgtgattgacaaccacttccgttctaccttaggtcgggcgcatatctcttagattccccaacagaatcttcgtggtataagctagatagatggcggcattcatgaggatccgaaaagtctaaaccttgtctgtggtattccgagtaggattctgggattgaatgactgtgacgagcttcaaactcctgaaggctgggcgtgatgacaagcgcaaaagaatcaagggattctattccaacctgattgagaaccgacagatgattagccgtgctgtgacagagcataggaacgttttcactgagaggatgggatgtagccactgacaacggtgatgccctacatacagcttgccatggaaaagagtaagaaggattggatgaatgtaataggaaagtagagattcaagaggagcacagcatctccatacacttatctgaaattcccactattaatttacataagtatctctatcctattttattttctgtttatttttattaatcatatttgattttctaaattccataattttatcctcctgaccgggatttacaagatgaccatagcttgcttcataccaacaatctttgtgggatcgacccttactcacgtaaggtattacttggacgacccagtacacttgctggttagttgaacggagttgtgtccacacataagtgccataataatgattccatacaacaacaaagaatactacattgatgtgatcacaatttcgtccaccaagtttttggcgccgttgccggggactgttcgagtatggacaactgacggttcatcttgttgctcagattaggtaattttcttttcaaaaatctttttcaaaatttttcttttatttttcgtttttctaaactttattttcgaaaaaattaataaaaattcaaaaaaaaattcataaaatcataaaaataaaaaattattttgtgtttcttgtttgagtcttgagtcaatttttaagtttggtgtcaattgcatgctttaaaaatttttcttgcatttttttcgaaaatcccatgcattcatagtgttcttcatgatcttcaagttgttcttgataagtcctcttgtttgatcttgatgttttcttgttttgtgttatttgttgtttttcatatgcatttttcgtttgttagagtccatgcattaaagatttctaagtttggtgtcttgcatgttttctttgc is a window from the Arachis stenosperma cultivar V10309 chromosome 3, arast.V10309.gnm1.PFL2, whole genome shotgun sequence genome containing:
- the LOC130966604 gene encoding uncharacterized protein LOC130966604 encodes the protein MDMRVENTSEISPNLKASYKDSLLTPIGPMVEDMDEALDDVDEDASNPEDRWYKYEEEVPKGDKPYDPCPVIHVSKEEFDEWCKPWHATLIVKVMEKRVHLGFLEQCLNRDWVRKGKINVLDMDRDYFLVHFSEEEDYSHALTGGPWMIAGHYLIVQRWRSFFLSTENVVKKIAAWIRIPNLPIELYNHRFLSRVGSAIGTMLKIDRTTSIHSRGKFARICVEIDLSKKLVPRISVLETTLNIEYEGLHLICFSCGRYGHRAEHCLESPVSNDNNHHESNTAEEMGGI